In a single window of the Danio rerio strain Tuebingen ecotype United States chromosome 20, GRCz12tu, whole genome shotgun sequence genome:
- the LOC141379311 gene encoding uncharacterized protein, with amino-acid sequence MALTETWLRPEDTATHATLSANFSFSHTPRQTGRGGGTGLLISKEWKFTLIPSLPTISSFEFHAVTIIHPFYINVVVIYRPPGKLGHFLDELDVLLSSFSNFATPLLVLGDFNIYVDKPQAADFQTLLASFDLKRAPTSATHKSGNQLDLIYTRHCFTDQTIVTPLQISDHFLLSLNIHITPEPPHTPTLVTFRRNLRSLSPNRLSTIVSDSLPPSRKLTALDSNSATNTLCSTLASCLDRLCPLASRPARASPPAPWLSDALREHRSKLRAAERIWRKTKNPAHLLTYQTLLSSFSAEVTSAKQTYYCLKINNATNPRLLFKTFSSLLYPPPPPASSTLTTDDFATFFCTKTAKISAQFAAPTTNTQDTTPTPHTLTSFSQLSESEVSKLVLSSHATTCPLDPIPSHLLQAISPAVIPTLTHIINTSLDSGLFPTTFKQARVTPLLKKPNLDHTLLENYRPVSLLPFMAKILEKVVFNQVLDFLTQNNLMDNKQSGFKKGHSTETALLSVVEDLRLAKADSKSSVLILLDLSAAFDTVNHQILLSTLESLGVAGTVIQWFRSYLSDRSFRVSWRGEVSNLQHLNTGVPQGSVLGPLLFSIYTSSLGPVIQRHGFSYHCYADDTQLYLSFHPDDPSVPACISACLLDISHWMKDHHLQLNLAKTEMLVVSANPTLHHNFSIQMDGATITASKMVKSLGVTIDDQLNFSDHISRTARSCRFALYNIRKIRPFLSEHAAQLLVQALVLSKLDYCNSLLAGLPANSIKPLQLLQNAAARVVFNEPKRAHVTPLLVRLHWLPVAARIKFKTLMFAYKVTSGLAPSYLHSLLQIYVPSRNLRSVNERRLVVPSQRGKKSLSRTLTLNLPSWWNELPNCIRTAESLAIFKKRLKTQLFSLHFTS; translated from the coding sequence atggctctaactgagacctggttgaggccggaggacactgctacacatgctactctttctgctaatttctctttttcccacactcctcgtcagacagggagagggggtgggactggactactaatttccaaagaatggaaatttactctgataccgtccctgccaacaatcagctcctttgaattccatgcagtcaccattatccaccccttctacataaatgtggtggtcatctaccgcccaccaggtaaattaggtcacttcctagatgaactggatgttcttctctcatctttttctaattttgccactcccttattggtgctaggtgacttcaacatttacgttgacaaaccgcaagctgcagactttcagactttgcttgcctcttttgacctaaaaagagcacctacttctgctacccacaaatcaggtaatcagctagaccttatttacacacgacactgcttcactgatcaaacaatagtaactccactacaaatatctgatcatttccttctgtctctcaacatccacattactcctgagccgccacacactccaacactggttacctttcgcagaaacctacgatctctctcacccaatagactatccaccattgtttcagactctcttcctccatctcgcaaactcactgcacttgattcgaacagtgccactaatacactctgctccacactagcatcatgtctagaccgattatgtcctcttgcatccaggccagcccgtgccagtcctcctgcaccctggctctcggatgctctccgtgagcatcgctcaaaacttcgggctgcagagagaatttggcggaaaactaaaaatcctgcacatctcttaacataccaaactcttctgtcctctttctcagctgaggttacttctgcaaagcagacgtattactgtctgaaaatcaacaatgccactaatcctcgcctactttttaaaacattttcctccctcctctatcctcctcctccacccgcatcctccacacttactactgatgactttgctacattcttctgcaccaaaactgcaaaaatcagtgctcaatttgctgcacctacaacaaacacgcaagatacaacaccaacaccacacacactcacctctttttctcagctctctgagtctgaggtgtccaaacttgtgctatctagccatgcaaccacctgtccactcgatcccattccctctcatctcttgcaagccatctctcctgcagtcataccaacactgactcacataattaacacatctcttgactctggtttattccccactacatttaagcaggctagggtaaccccactgctaaagaaacccaacctggaccatacgctacttgaaaactacagaccagtatccctgcttccattcatggccaagattctggagaaagtagtgttcaatcaagtcctggactttcttactcaaaacaatctcatggacaacaagcaatccggctttaagaaaggccactcaactgagactgccctgctctcggtcgtggaggatctcagactggctaaagcagactctaaatcatcagtcctcattttgctggacttgtcagctgcttttgacactgtcaaccaccagatcctgctatctacgcttgagtcactgggcgttgcgggcactgttatacaatggttcagatcttacctctctgacaggtcattcagggtgtcttggaggggagaggtgtccaacctacagcatctaaacactggggtacctcaaggctctgttcttgggccacttctcttctccatctacacatcatctctaggaccagtcatccagagacatggattctcctaccactgctatgctgatgacacccagctatacctctcttttcatcctgatgatccctcggtccCAGCttgtatctcagcctgcctgctggatatttcacactggatgaaagatcatcatcttcagctgaacctcgcaaaaacggaaatgcttgtagtttctgccaacccgactctacaccataacttttcaatccagatggatggggcaaccattactgcatccaaaatggtgaaaagccttggagtaacgattgatgaccaactaaacttctctgaccacatttctagaactgctcgatcgtgcagatttgcactctataacatcagaaagatccgacccttcttatctgaacatgcagctcaactccttgttcaagctcttgttctctccaaactggattactgcaactctctactagctgggcttccagctaactctatcaagcctcttcaactgctccagaatgcagcagcacgagttgtcttcaatgaacctaaacgagcacatgtcactccgctgctagtccgtttgcactggctgccagttgctgctcgcatcaaattcaaaactctgatgtttgcctacaaagtgacttctggcctagcaccttcttatctgcactcacttctgcagatctatgtgccctccagaaacttgcgttctgtgaatgaacgtcgcctcgtggttccatcccaaagagggaaaaaatcactttcgcgaacgctcacgctcaatctgcccagttggtggaatgaactccctaactgcatcagaacagcagagtcactcgctattttcaagaaacgactaaaaactcaactatttagtctccacttcacttcctaa